The proteins below are encoded in one region of Haladaptatus sp. R4:
- a CDS encoding sulfite exporter TauE/SafE family protein codes for MMSGESTVHPGEFVRNLRQFRYRELMMAVATVAVIVGAIGLFPGTANVTQGLKTNATTTDLVLFVALIILAAMLKGMVGFGFALIATPLAASVMNVDIAVVVLAVPPWMINVFQVGETNTGLGYVRREWSLIALALVGTVAGVFFFSAFKTSAVVVFLIGLVLFGYVLFQLGKGFVSIEGTHNPVALGVVGLLEGFLLGAANLGPLLPTYLHTFERDKERYVGGLSMVLGLVFTVKILQMLVTGVMTTYYLWLGSTFAVVTLVGLFAGTYLRRVEIDERKFNWLVVAILLVISLKIFSKTVPALFF; via the coding sequence CTGATGTCCGGGGAATCGACGGTACACCCCGGGGAGTTCGTTCGAAACCTGCGTCAGTTCCGCTATCGGGAACTGATGATGGCGGTCGCAACCGTCGCCGTCATCGTCGGCGCAATCGGTCTCTTTCCCGGGACGGCGAACGTCACGCAAGGGTTGAAGACGAACGCGACAACGACTGACCTCGTCCTGTTCGTCGCGCTCATCATACTGGCGGCGATGCTGAAGGGGATGGTCGGGTTCGGCTTCGCGCTCATCGCAACGCCGCTCGCGGCGTCGGTCATGAACGTCGATATCGCCGTCGTCGTTCTCGCCGTCCCGCCGTGGATGATCAACGTCTTTCAGGTGGGCGAGACGAACACCGGCCTCGGCTACGTCCGCCGTGAGTGGTCGCTCATCGCCCTCGCGTTGGTCGGTACCGTTGCTGGCGTGTTCTTCTTCTCGGCGTTCAAGACCAGCGCGGTGGTGGTGTTCCTCATCGGCCTCGTCCTGTTCGGGTACGTCCTCTTCCAACTCGGGAAGGGGTTCGTCTCCATCGAGGGGACGCACAATCCCGTCGCACTCGGCGTCGTCGGCCTGCTGGAAGGCTTCCTCCTCGGCGCGGCCAACCTCGGTCCGCTGCTCCCGACGTACCTCCACACGTTCGAGCGGGACAAAGAACGGTACGTCGGCGGCCTCTCGATGGTGCTCGGTCTGGTGTTCACGGTGAAAATCCTCCAGATGCTGGTGACGGGCGTCATGACGACGTACTACCTCTGGTTGGGTTCGACCTTCGCAGTCGTCACCCTCGTCGGCCTGTTCGCCGGGACCTATCTCCGACGCGTCGAAATCGACGAGCGGAAGTTCAACTGGTTGGTCGTCGCCATCCTGCTGGTCATCTCGCTGAAAATCTTCTCGAAGACGGTTCCGGCGCTGTTCTTCTGA
- a CDS encoding DUF6663 family protein, translating into MEEDRSFRVLATRSDGSLRLLDRETYEPVVTAPDGHGGTVDDVHPGYRIDADLDWSNAEPTVRSLSVRRKTLYSFADGIDPVFEVAQQAWTEARMAGESMNSTVTRNTDNEVNGVLYVFAEDEGGRVFESFRDGTRPLEPLIDRVNEGKGDDPREVFVLRPAEGAYVIVTIALRKGGQFAETLRETYDCPAPSEG; encoded by the coding sequence ATGGAGGAAGACCGGTCCTTTCGCGTGCTCGCCACCCGCTCGGACGGAAGCCTGCGGTTGCTCGACCGGGAGACGTACGAACCGGTCGTCACCGCCCCCGACGGCCACGGAGGGACCGTAGACGACGTTCACCCCGGCTACCGTATCGACGCCGACCTCGACTGGTCGAACGCCGAACCGACGGTTCGGTCGCTCTCGGTGCGCCGGAAGACGCTGTACTCCTTCGCCGACGGCATCGACCCCGTCTTCGAGGTCGCACAGCAAGCGTGGACGGAGGCCCGGATGGCGGGCGAATCGATGAACAGCACCGTGACGCGAAACACCGACAACGAGGTCAACGGCGTGCTCTACGTGTTCGCCGAGGACGAGGGGGGACGCGTCTTCGAGTCGTTCCGCGACGGCACCCGCCCGTTGGAACCGCTGATAGACCGGGTGAACGAGGGGAAGGGTGACGACCCGCGGGAGGTATTCGTGCTCCGTCCCGCCGAGGGAGCCTACGTCATCGTCACCATCGCACTCCGAAAGGGCGGTCAGTTCGCGGAAACGCTTCGGGAGACGTACGACTGTCCGGCACCGTCGGAAGGGTGA
- a CDS encoding prolyl oligopeptidase family serine peptidase has product MSDPTHDSSDSAVPLEALASLPKFYHPMVSRDGERVACYYDGSGRNELCILDVESGELEQVSDGNVPKSARWHVCWDADGERIFFHRDDGGDEQNDVHALTTDGDRETIVETDGQCVICDVSPDGRYLLYASDEGEQMNLYRADIETGETAQLTDYGRPTWNAMYGPEGDRIAYVTNETDDLDNMDAYVAASNGSDPRRLDVGENGSETSVADWGPDSTRLLIEDNAEDKPRAGIYDLERNSVEWLGDGEHVEYPATFTPDGRRALVLRTRRAATVPVIYDLETGAGRELDLLEGNTTVVQGVDRPFLADGRAVLTQTTPDERQRLLAYDLGTDEHEVVLDAEYGDIDPSAFVDAEYVTYESGDWMIGGLLYDARQRPGADPEATGQPAVVLVHGGPHAQYTRSFNELTQFLVARGYSVFQPNYRGSTGRGRAFKYAIRGDWGGGEQEDIANGGRWLMERDWIDEDRVAVFGGSYGGYSAYSQHVGYPDLWAAAVANVGITDLRRLYEDSMPHYQHILEQQLGTPDENEDLYRERSPLTHVDSAESPILMIHGVNDPRCPVSQARLYRDALVARGWADGEEFVYEELGEQGHGSFDIDQKIRSHRIVADYLDETL; this is encoded by the coding sequence ATGTCCGATCCGACGCACGATTCCTCCGACTCGGCGGTCCCGCTCGAAGCGCTCGCGTCCCTCCCGAAGTTCTACCATCCGATGGTGTCACGCGACGGCGAACGCGTCGCGTGTTACTACGACGGAAGCGGCCGAAACGAACTATGTATCCTCGACGTCGAATCCGGCGAACTCGAACAGGTGAGCGACGGAAACGTCCCGAAGAGCGCCCGCTGGCACGTTTGCTGGGATGCTGACGGTGAACGGATATTCTTCCACCGTGACGACGGCGGCGACGAACAGAACGACGTTCACGCGCTGACGACGGACGGCGACCGCGAAACGATCGTGGAAACCGACGGCCAGTGCGTGATCTGCGACGTTTCCCCGGACGGTCGATACCTCCTGTACGCGAGCGACGAGGGCGAGCAGATGAACCTGTACCGCGCCGACATCGAAACCGGCGAGACCGCGCAACTCACGGACTACGGCCGACCGACGTGGAACGCGATGTACGGTCCCGAGGGGGACCGAATCGCCTACGTGACCAACGAAACCGACGACCTCGACAATATGGACGCGTACGTCGCCGCCTCGAACGGGAGCGACCCGCGACGCCTCGACGTCGGCGAAAACGGGTCGGAAACGTCCGTCGCCGACTGGGGACCGGACAGCACGCGCTTGCTGATCGAGGACAACGCGGAGGACAAACCTCGCGCCGGAATCTACGACCTCGAACGGAATTCCGTCGAGTGGCTCGGGGACGGCGAACACGTCGAATACCCCGCGACGTTCACTCCGGACGGCCGCCGCGCGCTCGTCCTCCGCACCCGCAGGGCGGCGACGGTCCCCGTCATCTACGACCTCGAAACCGGAGCCGGGCGGGAACTGGATCTCCTCGAAGGCAACACGACCGTCGTCCAAGGAGTCGACCGGCCGTTCCTCGCGGATGGCCGCGCCGTTCTCACGCAAACGACACCGGACGAACGACAGCGGCTCCTCGCCTACGACCTCGGTACCGACGAGCACGAGGTCGTCCTCGACGCCGAATACGGGGACATCGATCCGTCGGCGTTCGTCGATGCGGAGTACGTCACCTACGAATCCGGCGACTGGATGATCGGAGGACTGCTGTACGACGCCCGACAACGACCCGGCGCTGATCCCGAGGCGACCGGGCAACCGGCGGTCGTGTTGGTACACGGCGGGCCGCACGCACAGTACACCCGGTCGTTCAACGAACTCACGCAGTTTCTGGTCGCGCGTGGCTACTCCGTCTTTCAGCCGAACTATCGCGGTTCGACGGGGAGAGGTCGGGCGTTCAAGTACGCCATCCGTGGCGATTGGGGCGGCGGCGAACAGGAAGACATCGCCAACGGCGGCCGCTGGCTGATGGAACGGGACTGGATAGACGAGGACCGCGTCGCGGTGTTCGGCGGCTCCTACGGCGGCTACAGCGCCTACAGCCAGCACGTGGGGTATCCCGACCTCTGGGCCGCTGCGGTGGCGAACGTCGGCATCACCGACCTTCGCCGATTGTACGAGGATTCCATGCCGCACTACCAGCACATCCTCGAACAGCAACTCGGGACGCCGGACGAAAACGAGGACCTGTACCGCGAGCGCTCGCCGCTGACCCACGTCGATTCGGCGGAGTCCCCCATTCTCATGATTCACGGCGTCAACGACCCGCGGTGTCCCGTCTCGCAGGCGCGACTGTATCGGGACGCGCTCGTAGCGCGTGGGTGGGCGGATGGCGAGGAATTCGTCTACGAGGAACTCGGCGAGCAGGGACACGGCTCGTTCGATATCGACCAGAAGATTCGATCGCACCGGATCGTCGCCGACTATCTCGACGAGACGTTGTAG
- a CDS encoding universal stress protein, with amino-acid sequence MSRRILVPVDAAPQSETALEHAADVYPEATIVLLHVLDPRSWISSDEFGDMLYADDVEKAEQEATDELLEKMTELADELDVTTETVKLMGRPAHTIVEYAGDGENDIDGIVMGSHGRTGLDRIFLGSVAESVTRRSPVPVTIVH; translated from the coding sequence ATGTCTCGGCGAATTCTGGTCCCCGTAGACGCTGCACCACAGTCGGAAACAGCTCTCGAACACGCCGCCGACGTGTATCCGGAGGCGACAATCGTCCTCCTGCACGTTCTCGATCCTCGATCGTGGATTTCCTCGGACGAGTTCGGGGACATGCTCTACGCGGACGACGTGGAGAAGGCCGAACAGGAAGCCACGGACGAACTCCTCGAAAAGATGACCGAACTGGCGGACGAACTGGATGTCACGACGGAGACGGTCAAACTGATGGGGCGTCCGGCACACACCATCGTGGAATACGCGGGAGACGGCGAGAACGACATCGACGGTATCGTCATGGGAAGCCACGGACGAACCGGTCTCGACAGGATTTTCCTCGGCAGCGTCGCGGAGTCCGTGACGCGGCGGTCACCGGTTCCCGTCACCATCGTTCACTGA
- a CDS encoding TetR/AcrR family transcriptional regulator, with translation MTAKPSFLEDPSDTRGAIMRATYLALCKHGYADLTIQRIADEFPKSKSLLYHHYDGKDDLLLDFLGFMLEQQKERIPAKQSSGSPRDHLNAIFDRIFVTPIPDDYRDFSRAMVELRAQAAHDEKYRNHFTRSDEFFRGLLTRVIQSGIDEGTFRDVDAEEVAEFLLLIVTGAMTKRVTTNNDAIETARNELDAYVRRRLLADEE, from the coding sequence ATGACGGCGAAACCATCTTTTCTTGAGGATCCGAGCGACACCCGTGGCGCCATCATGCGGGCGACGTATTTGGCCCTCTGCAAGCACGGCTACGCCGACCTCACGATTCAGCGAATCGCCGACGAGTTTCCGAAGAGCAAGTCCCTCCTCTACCATCACTACGACGGAAAGGACGACCTCCTGCTGGATTTCCTGGGATTCATGCTCGAACAGCAAAAGGAGCGAATTCCGGCGAAGCAGTCCTCGGGCAGTCCGCGGGACCATCTGAACGCCATCTTCGACCGCATTTTCGTCACACCGATTCCCGACGACTACCGGGATTTCTCGCGTGCGATGGTCGAACTCCGCGCGCAGGCCGCCCACGACGAGAAGTATCGGAACCACTTCACGCGCAGCGACGAGTTCTTCCGCGGACTCCTCACGCGCGTCATCCAGTCGGGTATCGACGAGGGCACCTTCCGCGACGTGGATGCCGAGGAAGTCGCGGAATTCCTCCTTCTGATCGTCACGGGAGCGATGACCAAACGCGTCACGACGAACAACGATGCCATCGAGACGGCCCGTAACGAACTCGACGCCTACGTCCGCCGTCGCCTCCTCGCTGACGAGGAGTAA
- a CDS encoding MFS transporter, translating into MLDELGEHKGAFVGLFVATGVSMLGFSILEPILPTYAQDLGASGVIVGLIFSGFAISRGVLAPFTGRVSDSYGRKNLLLTGLGLFAVLSIAYSMVSSPLMLGVVRFCQGFSSVLVTPIAQSYVGDITPEGSEGSITNLFYVSLFGGIAIGPTVGGYFAEHAIHTPWFTLTGITTPFYVMAALTVVSFFLVVVLVPELPDDVRDTAGAPNPWEAARAVWADFELRGIMTYIVARGFYRWGFNSFFPVLATSAAFGLSSTMVGVVLSVYMAVGGVLQIPLGRLSDDYAEYRVHFIVTGGLLSAFTMLAVPFATTLPLLIGLMICMGAFSAVSRTSAVAIRTERGRVHGMGLVTGAFTASLSAGQVFGPVGFGAITDTFRIQDAFYIGGIVGIIGTLGAFYYLHKGLQQDDEAVEGVTEDAQPLD; encoded by the coding sequence ATGCTTGACGAACTCGGCGAACACAAGGGTGCGTTCGTCGGCCTGTTCGTTGCAACCGGCGTCTCGATGCTCGGCTTCAGCATCCTCGAACCGATTCTCCCGACGTACGCGCAGGACCTCGGCGCGTCCGGCGTCATCGTCGGACTCATCTTTTCCGGCTTCGCCATCTCTCGGGGCGTTCTCGCGCCGTTCACCGGTCGGGTTTCCGACTCCTACGGTCGGAAGAACCTGCTTCTCACTGGTCTCGGTCTGTTCGCCGTCCTCTCCATCGCGTACTCGATGGTGTCGTCGCCGCTCATGCTCGGCGTCGTGCGGTTCTGTCAAGGGTTCTCGTCGGTCCTCGTGACGCCAATCGCACAGTCCTACGTCGGCGACATCACGCCGGAAGGAAGCGAAGGCTCCATCACGAACCTGTTCTACGTCTCGCTGTTCGGCGGCATCGCCATCGGGCCGACCGTCGGCGGCTATTTCGCCGAACACGCGATCCACACGCCGTGGTTCACCCTCACCGGAATCACGACGCCGTTTTACGTGATGGCGGCGCTGACCGTCGTCTCGTTCTTCCTCGTCGTCGTTCTCGTTCCCGAACTCCCCGACGACGTGCGCGATACCGCGGGGGCTCCGAACCCGTGGGAGGCCGCCCGTGCCGTCTGGGCCGACTTCGAACTCCGCGGTATCATGACCTACATCGTTGCGCGTGGATTCTACCGCTGGGGATTCAACTCCTTTTTCCCCGTCCTCGCAACCTCGGCGGCCTTCGGGCTGTCATCGACGATGGTCGGCGTCGTCCTCTCGGTGTATATGGCGGTCGGTGGGGTTCTCCAGATTCCACTCGGTCGGCTATCCGACGATTACGCGGAGTATCGCGTTCACTTCATCGTCACCGGCGGTTTGTTGAGCGCGTTCACCATGCTCGCCGTACCGTTCGCCACCACGCTTCCCCTGTTAATCGGCCTCATGATCTGCATGGGCGCGTTCAGCGCCGTCTCCCGAACCTCCGCCGTCGCCATCCGCACCGAACGCGGCCGTGTCCACGGGATGGGTCTCGTGACGGGCGCGTTCACCGCCTCCCTCTCGGCCGGACAGGTGTTCGGCCCGGTCGGGTTCGGAGCCATCACGGACACGTTTCGGATTCAGGACGCATTCTACATCGGCGGTATCGTCGGCATCATCGGGACGCTCGGCGCGTTCTACTACCTCCACAAGGGCCTCCAACAGGACGACGAAGCGGTCGAAGGGGTCACCGAGGACGCCCAACCGCTCGACTGA
- a CDS encoding pyridoxamine 5'-phosphate oxidase family protein, whose product MEHLEYVYTFGMDETELERKLKSTDTGVLSLARDGDAYSLPVSFHYDGEKILLRFGVEEGSEKVSFVETTDTASFVVYETTGEESWSILVRGSLAPASDTLSEAEINERFVPLRVFDESLSDVEPELYELRIESVTGRKT is encoded by the coding sequence ATGGAACATTTGGAGTACGTCTACACGTTCGGCATGGACGAAACGGAACTCGAACGGAAATTGAAATCGACGGACACCGGCGTCCTGTCGCTCGCTCGCGACGGCGACGCCTACTCGCTCCCGGTCTCGTTCCACTACGATGGCGAGAAAATCCTGCTTCGCTTCGGCGTCGAGGAGGGGAGCGAGAAGGTATCGTTCGTGGAAACCACCGATACCGCCAGTTTCGTCGTGTACGAAACGACGGGCGAAGAGTCGTGGAGCATCCTCGTGCGAGGCAGTCTCGCTCCCGCGTCCGACACGCTCAGCGAGGCCGAGATAAACGAGCGATTCGTCCCGCTCCGGGTGTTCGACGAATCGCTCAGCGACGTGGAACCCGAACTGTACGAACTGCGAATCGAATCGGTGACGGGACGCAAAACGTAG
- a CDS encoding nucleoside triphosphate pyrophosphohydrolase, with amino-acid sequence MTRTYDKLVRDRIPAIIEENDERPVTHVADDDEYERRLAEKLDEEVTEFRESGEPAELADVLEVVYALADSDGLTRDELERIRAEKADDRGGFTDGIVLERVE; translated from the coding sequence ATGACCCGAACGTACGACAAACTGGTACGCGACCGGATTCCGGCAATCATCGAGGAAAACGACGAGCGCCCGGTGACGCACGTCGCGGACGATGACGAGTACGAGCGACGACTCGCGGAGAAGTTGGACGAGGAGGTAACGGAGTTCCGGGAATCCGGCGAACCGGCGGAACTGGCCGACGTGCTCGAAGTCGTCTATGCGCTGGCGGACTCCGACGGACTCACGCGTGACGAGTTGGAACGGATTCGCGCCGAAAAAGCCGACGACCGGGGCGGGTTCACGGACGGAATCGTTCTCGAACGGGTCGAGTAA
- a CDS encoding signal peptidase I, translated as MMAVAAARKPRRIARLGGMVLLVAGILLLAVVVFPQLVGASGSYVVLSGSMHPTIHAGDVVVSKHVEPSAIEEGDILVFHRESASNSDRTTHRVVDVVHRDDGLYFRTKGDANENPDVGLVSADDVIGRVWFHVPYIGHLLLFARTRAGLLSLVVLPCLLIVISEAYSLVGATRAKSEDEDETGGDKDETDGKDTR; from the coding sequence ATGATGGCCGTCGCCGCCGCCCGAAAGCCACGGCGAATCGCACGCCTCGGCGGGATGGTGCTCCTCGTCGCTGGCATCCTTCTGCTGGCGGTCGTCGTGTTTCCGCAACTCGTCGGCGCGAGCGGGAGCTACGTCGTGCTCTCGGGGAGCATGCATCCGACGATACACGCCGGGGACGTCGTCGTCTCGAAGCACGTCGAACCGAGCGCAATCGAGGAAGGCGACATCCTCGTCTTCCATCGCGAATCGGCTTCGAATTCCGACCGCACGACACACCGCGTCGTCGACGTCGTCCACCGCGACGACGGACTGTACTTTAGAACGAAGGGAGACGCGAACGAGAATCCGGACGTCGGACTCGTCTCGGCCGACGACGTGATCGGCCGCGTTTGGTTCCACGTCCCGTACATCGGGCATCTCCTGCTGTTCGCACGGACGCGCGCAGGGTTGCTCTCGTTGGTCGTCCTCCCCTGTCTGCTGATCGTGATCTCGGAAGCGTACTCGCTCGTCGGTGCGACGCGGGCCAAAAGCGAAGACGAGGACGAAACGGGCGGTGACAAGGACGAAACGGATGGTAAAGATACGAGATGA
- a CDS encoding HAD family hydrolase, giving the protein MYDAVLFDNDGVLVKPPKRELLQEAARSAFEEFDVDPAEDHLAAVTHSATPDGFREVCEAYGFDPNSFWETRDSAASEIQLREIEAGRTTTYDDIDALSSFEQPLGLVSSNQQATVEFMLDYFELARHFETYYGRPPTVEGIRRKKPNPHFLDRALADIGAETALFVGDSESDVVAADNAGLDSAFIRRPHRTEYELSVEPTYEIEGLPEIFEILD; this is encoded by the coding sequence ATGTACGATGCGGTGTTGTTCGACAACGACGGCGTCCTCGTGAAACCGCCGAAACGCGAGTTGCTCCAGGAAGCGGCGCGCTCGGCCTTCGAGGAGTTCGACGTAGACCCGGCGGAGGACCACCTTGCCGCTGTAACGCACAGCGCCACCCCCGACGGCTTTCGGGAGGTGTGTGAGGCGTACGGTTTCGACCCGAATTCGTTCTGGGAGACGCGCGACAGCGCCGCCTCGGAGATTCAACTGCGTGAAATCGAGGCCGGACGGACGACGACCTACGACGACATCGACGCCCTCTCCTCGTTCGAGCAACCGCTCGGCCTCGTCAGTTCGAACCAGCAGGCAACCGTCGAGTTCATGCTCGATTACTTCGAACTCGCACGCCACTTCGAGACCTACTACGGCAGGCCACCGACCGTCGAGGGAATCCGCCGGAAGAAGCCGAACCCGCACTTCCTCGACCGCGCGCTGGCCGACATCGGAGCCGAAACCGCCCTCTTCGTCGGCGACAGCGAGAGCGACGTGGTCGCCGCCGACAACGCCGGACTGGATTCGGCGTTCATCCGCCGCCCGCACAGGACGGAGTACGAACTCTCCGTCGAACCGACGTACGAGATCGAGGGCTTGCCCGAAATTTTCGAGATTTTGGACTAG
- a CDS encoding MDR family MFS transporter: MSTESSNGLGRERAIILGGLMLGMLLGSIDQSIVSTALPRIVGDLGDASKMSWIVTAYLVTVTVTTPLYGKLSDIYGRSLIFETSISIFLIGSILSGLAGEFAAINDVVGPMTQLAAFRALQGIGAGGLIAMATTILGDIFSPRERGKYMSYMMLIFGGATVGGPLLGGYLTDHYSWRWIFYINVPIGLAAILITHFKLDLPTPDATDLDIDYLGAALLVVAVGSLMLATTWGGSEYAWDSVQILGLIASTIVFGVLFVLQELRVDEPVFPVHLLDRHTVVGVMTLSFCLGIGMFGATIYLPVFLQDVLGASATNSGLLLFPLVGGMLVTSGATGQLMTRFGRYKVFAVVGTLVASVGYWFLHTMGPSTTSTESTIFMIVTGMGLGFVMPVLTVAVQNAVDREDLGVATTSVTFSRSLGSGIGVAVLGALLNNQLTNRLSDAFAGQAGSGQLTSDAASIGPEAIEKLPDQIQHVVVTAMANSIDTVFLAGMGVLILAFVVSLTLPNAELSEEAHVSMGEGGAEPMDGAMSSDDSTASSDD, encoded by the coding sequence ATGAGTACGGAATCGAGTAACGGACTCGGTCGTGAACGGGCCATCATTCTCGGCGGACTCATGTTGGGGATGTTGCTGGGCTCCATCGACCAGTCCATCGTTTCGACCGCGCTCCCGCGCATCGTCGGCGATCTCGGTGACGCGAGCAAGATGTCGTGGATCGTCACTGCCTACCTCGTGACGGTCACGGTGACGACGCCGCTGTACGGGAAGCTGAGCGACATTTATGGACGCTCGCTCATCTTCGAGACGTCCATCTCCATCTTCCTGATCGGCTCGATCCTCTCCGGACTCGCCGGGGAGTTCGCCGCGATCAACGACGTCGTTGGCCCGATGACGCAACTCGCGGCCTTCCGCGCGCTGCAAGGTATCGGCGCGGGTGGTCTCATCGCCATGGCGACGACCATCCTCGGCGACATCTTCTCGCCCCGCGAACGTGGGAAGTACATGAGCTACATGATGCTCATCTTCGGTGGTGCGACCGTCGGCGGACCGCTCCTCGGCGGCTACCTCACCGACCACTACAGTTGGCGTTGGATCTTCTACATCAACGTCCCCATCGGACTCGCAGCGATCCTCATCACGCACTTCAAACTCGACCTTCCGACGCCGGACGCAACCGACCTCGATATCGACTACCTCGGGGCGGCGCTCCTCGTCGTCGCGGTCGGTTCGCTCATGCTCGCCACGACGTGGGGCGGTAGCGAGTACGCCTGGGATTCCGTCCAAATCCTTGGGCTGATCGCTTCGACCATCGTCTTCGGCGTCCTGTTCGTTCTGCAGGAACTGCGCGTCGACGAACCGGTCTTCCCGGTTCACCTGCTCGACAGGCACACGGTCGTGGGCGTCATGACACTGAGCTTCTGTCTCGGCATCGGGATGTTCGGGGCGACCATCTACCTCCCCGTCTTCCTGCAGGACGTCCTCGGTGCGAGCGCGACCAACTCCGGTCTGCTCCTGTTCCCCCTCGTCGGCGGGATGCTCGTCACGAGCGGTGCGACGGGACAGTTGATGACCCGGTTCGGCCGCTACAAGGTCTTCGCCGTCGTCGGAACCCTCGTCGCGTCGGTCGGCTACTGGTTCCTCCACACGATGGGACCATCGACCACCTCGACGGAATCGACCATCTTCATGATCGTCACCGGGATGGGACTCGGATTCGTCATGCCCGTCCTCACCGTGGCGGTTCAGAACGCCGTCGACCGAGAGGACCTCGGTGTCGCGACCACCTCCGTCACGTTCAGTCGGAGCCTCGGGAGCGGTATCGGCGTCGCCGTCCTCGGTGCGCTGTTGAACAACCAACTCACCAACCGCCTCTCCGACGCCTTCGCCGGACAGGCCGGTTCCGGACAGCTCACGTCCGACGCCGCGAGCATCGGCCCGGAGGCCATCGAGAAGCTCCCGGACCAGATTCAGCACGTGGTGGTGACGGCGATGGCGAACAGCATCGACACCGTGTTCCTCGCCGGAATGGGTGTACTCATCCTCGCGTTCGTCGTCTCGCTCACGCTCCCCAACGCGGAACTCAGCGAAGAGGCCCACGTCTCGATGGGCGAGGGCGGCGCGGAGCCGATGGACGGTGCGATGTCCTCGGACGACTCGACGGCTTCGAGCGACGACTGA